The DNA sequence CGTCATCCGCCACATGGCGTTCGCGGTGTCCGGGCGCCCACAGTACCCCGGGCGCCGGCTGGCGGATGACGGCCTTCGGCCTTTTCCGCCCTACGGCTCTTTCACCACCGGGGGTGGCCACATAGGCCATGGAAGTTAGCGGCGCGACGCTGCGAGGTGGTACCCGGCAAGACCTCAGGCCGAATCCTGCCACTCGTGTTCGTGGCAGATCCGTTCGCTGTCCGAATCGGACAGGGCTTCGCCGGTCAGGCCGCAGCGGTGCTCTGCCTCCGATACCGTCTGGAAGTGGCGGCAGCTGCGGCAGATGCCGAACGTTCGCCCTCCGTTCGCTAGCTGCAGGCCCTTCAGCAGGCGCTCGAGTCCGTCGGTGATGGCCTCGCGTTCCTGTCCGGACAATGTCTGCTCCGCCCGGGTCCAGGCCTGCGCAGCAGTGGTGTCCGCGAGCACGCGTTGCCCTCGGGGCGTGAGCTCGAGGCGTACGACCCGCCGGTCGTCGGGGTCGTCGTGTTTCGTCAGGTAGCCCTCGCGTTCCAGCAACTTCAGCGACTGCGACACCGTTCCCTTGGTCTGGCCGAGGTAGGCGCGCAGTGCCGCGGGGGTGTTGCTGTAGCGGTTGCAGCGCTGCAGGTACTCCAGTGCATGCAGGTGCACCGGCTGGAGCGAGGCATTCGCCCCGAGGCGGCGTGCCTCGGTGCGCAGAAGCATGCCGATCCGGTCGATCAGTTCGTGCAGTCTGGAATGTTCCATGGTCTTATGGTATCGCATCGAAACTTGTTTGACGATCCCCGCGGCCTGGCCTATAGTATCGACACGACACCACAAAGGAGGAGGATCAAACATGACTCGCACGCAGTTTCCTTTCCTGGCTTCCGCGGCGCTGGCCGCGCTGGTCGCAGTGCCGCTGGGCGTCTTCGCCGAGCCGGTGGCCTATCCCGAGGGGTACCGTCACTGGCACCACGCGAAGTCGATGGTGATCCACGACGGCCACCCGCTGGCCGATCCCTTCGCAGGAATCCATCACATCTACGTGAACGATCCAGCGCTGGAGGGGCTGCAAACCGGCCGGTATGCCGATGGCTCGGTGTTCGTGTTCGACCTGCTCGAAGCGGACGCCGGCGACGAGGCGATTACCGAAGGCGAGCGCAAGCTGGTCGGCGTGATGGTCAAGGGGGCCGAAACCTACCGGGAGACCGGTGGCTGGGGCTTCGAGGGCTTCGCCGGTGACTCGCGGGATCAGCGTCTGGTGTCCGACGGCGGCCAGGGCTGCTTCGCCTGCCATCAGTCGCAGGCCGATTCCGATTACGTGTTCACCCGCTGGCGGCCGTGAACCGCGCCGGGCCCGCGCGTCCGCCGGGCCCGGTTCCGTTGCCTGTCTGTGCCGGGAAATGTGACCGAAAGCCGTTTCTGTACGCCGATCGGTGCGATCATCCGTTCAAACGGTAGGTAAAGCGTCTGGAAAAGGGCCGCCCCTCGGCCTAGTCTTAATTCAGGCTACTGGGATTCAGGCTACTGGGATTCAGGCTACTGGGATTCAGGCGAGGTGGCCCGTGGATCTCACCAAGGCTCCGCGCCCCGATGGGGCGGCCGCCGGGTACGGTATAGGGATCATGGACAAGCGCAAGAACACACGACTGCCGCTCAAACTCTCCGGACACCTGAGTCTGGAGGATGGTCAGTACCACGAAACCGAGACGCAGGATCTGAGCCTCAGTGGGGCTCGTGTGGATTTCGTCCCCGGCGACTCGTCGGACCGGGACCGGAGTTGTGTTCTGACGCTGTTCGCCGAGGGAGAAGACGTGTTCTCGGTGACCATCGACGGTTGGGTCGTCTACGAGGACAATCGCGGCTGCGGAATCGCGTTCCAGTCGATGGATAAGCAGGATTTCGAGGCCTTCAAGGCGTTCGTCGAACGCCAGACGCA is a window from the Thioalkalivibrio paradoxus ARh 1 genome containing:
- a CDS encoding MarR family winged helix-turn-helix transcriptional regulator, with product MEHSRLHELIDRIGMLLRTEARRLGANASLQPVHLHALEYLQRCNRYSNTPAALRAYLGQTKGTVSQSLKLLEREGYLTKHDDPDDRRVVRLELTPRGQRVLADTTAAQAWTRAEQTLSGQEREAITDGLERLLKGLQLANGGRTFGICRSCRHFQTVSEAEHRCGLTGEALSDSDSERICHEHEWQDSA
- a CDS encoding cytochrome P460 family protein, which codes for MTRTQFPFLASAALAALVAVPLGVFAEPVAYPEGYRHWHHAKSMVIHDGHPLADPFAGIHHIYVNDPALEGLQTGRYADGSVFVFDLLEADAGDEAITEGERKLVGVMVKGAETYRETGGWGFEGFAGDSRDQRLVSDGGQGCFACHQSQADSDYVFTRWRP
- a CDS encoding PilZ domain-containing protein gives rise to the protein MDKRKNTRLPLKLSGHLSLEDGQYHETETQDLSLSGARVDFVPGDSSDRDRSCVLTLFAEGEDVFSVTIDGWVVYEDNRGCGIAFQSMDKQDFEAFKAFVERQTQRPDQLREEVEQGKIPKLKDWVIS